The Shewanella sp. KX20019 genome window below encodes:
- a CDS encoding NAD(P)(+) transhydrogenase (Re/Si-specific) subunit beta translates to MSTTIIYLAYLVAASLFILGIKGLTKPRTAVRGNQLSALGMFIAVVVTLLDQSILSYEWIIAGVLLGGTIGAIMATKIQVTSMPQMVAMLNGFGGGASLFIALANFLDPQSATHTVALVSITATVVIGAVTLSGSFIAFAKLQELISGNPIKVPGNKIFNALLLIAAIGLSIAIVMDPSNTNLIYALVAVSVLLGLLLVIPIGGADMPVVIALLNSYSGIAAATTGFITGNTVLIVSGSLVGASGIILTRIMCKAMNRSLFNVLFGVMAEGGETVDADEVYAGKVTSSSPEEVAMLLETAERVVIVPGYGLAMAQAQHAVRELASVMEARGTKVLYAIHPVAGRMPGHMNVLLAEAEVPYEQLIEMDEINPQFEQTDVAIVIGANDVTNPMAREDKGSPIYGMPILNVDKARTVVVVKRSLSPGFAGLPNPLFAMDNAVMLFGDGKKAIVELTQSLKEAD, encoded by the coding sequence ATGAGTACGACAATTATTTATCTCGCCTATTTGGTGGCTGCGAGCTTATTTATCCTTGGGATAAAAGGCCTGACAAAGCCGAGAACGGCAGTCAGAGGTAACCAACTTTCCGCATTAGGTATGTTTATTGCGGTAGTGGTCACTCTGCTGGATCAGAGTATTTTAAGTTACGAGTGGATCATCGCCGGTGTGTTACTCGGTGGTACTATTGGCGCAATTATGGCGACCAAAATCCAAGTAACCTCAATGCCACAGATGGTCGCTATGCTCAACGGTTTTGGTGGTGGTGCATCACTCTTTATCGCATTGGCTAACTTCCTCGACCCACAATCTGCAACTCACACTGTCGCCTTAGTTTCGATTACCGCTACTGTGGTTATTGGCGCCGTAACGCTATCAGGTTCATTTATTGCGTTTGCTAAGCTACAAGAGCTTATATCAGGCAACCCGATAAAAGTGCCTGGCAACAAGATATTCAACGCATTGCTGTTAATCGCTGCCATTGGATTGTCTATCGCTATCGTGATGGATCCAAGCAACACCAACCTTATCTATGCGTTAGTCGCAGTATCTGTGCTGCTGGGTTTATTACTGGTCATACCGATTGGCGGCGCTGACATGCCAGTGGTGATCGCCCTGCTTAACTCATATTCAGGTATTGCAGCGGCAACCACGGGGTTTATTACCGGCAACACCGTCCTTATCGTCTCGGGTTCACTGGTAGGTGCATCAGGTATTATTCTGACACGGATCATGTGTAAAGCGATGAACCGTTCACTGTTTAACGTGCTATTTGGCGTGATGGCTGAAGGCGGCGAAACCGTTGACGCTGACGAAGTTTATGCCGGTAAAGTCACCTCATCTTCACCTGAAGAGGTGGCGATGTTACTAGAGACAGCCGAGCGCGTTGTGATTGTACCGGGTTATGGCTTAGCCATGGCACAAGCACAACATGCTGTACGTGAACTAGCCTCGGTGATGGAAGCGCGTGGCACCAAAGTTCTCTATGCCATCCACCCCGTTGCTGGTCGTATGCCAGGACACATGAACGTATTGCTAGCAGAAGCTGAAGTGCCTTATGAGCAGTTAATCGAGATGGATGAGATTAACCCGCAGTTTGAGCAAACCGATGTGGCGATTGTGATTGGTGCAAATGATGTTACCAACCCGATGGCACGAGAAGACAAAGGTAGCCCAATTTACGGTATGCCCATTCTCAACGTCGACAAAGCAAGAACCGTAGTGGTGGTGAAGCGTTCACTAAGCCCTGGGTTTGCAGGTCTTCCTAACCCATTGTTTGCGATGGACAACGCAGTAATGTTATTTGGTGATGGTAAAAAGGCCATTGTAGAGCTAACACAGAGCCTAAAAGAAGCAGATTAA
- a CDS encoding Re/Si-specific NAD(P)(+) transhydrogenase subunit alpha yields MKLGIPKESHAGESRVALIPANVARLLKKNVQVLVQSDAGSHAGFTDEDYVAAGAAIVSRAQVLSDSDVITVVNAKGEQLAELTAIIKPNQIVIGMMDPLAHPENAQAIAETGATAIALELVPRITRAQSMDILSSMATISGYKAVLLAAHKAPRLFPMMMTAAGTLKPARAFIMGVGVAGLQACATAKRLGAVVEAYDIRPAAREQILSVGAKPVELDLETENTETKGGYATEQSDDFLKRQQQAMANVLAQQDIVITTAAIPGRKAPVLITKEMVDGMKSGTIIVDLAAETGGNCELTEVDKEVVYKGVTILGPSNVPGSAANHASQMYGTNIENLLKLLVDKEGVLSLDFEDEIVKDTVVAYQGEVASARLRDILGLPAQEPAIEAATPEAK; encoded by the coding sequence GTGAAGTTAGGTATCCCCAAAGAAAGTCACGCAGGAGAAAGTCGCGTTGCACTTATTCCTGCTAATGTGGCTCGTCTGCTAAAGAAAAACGTGCAAGTGCTTGTACAAAGCGATGCTGGAAGTCATGCCGGGTTTACCGATGAAGATTATGTTGCAGCAGGTGCAGCTATTGTGTCTCGTGCACAGGTCTTAAGTGACTCGGATGTGATTACTGTGGTTAATGCTAAAGGCGAGCAGCTTGCTGAACTAACGGCAATCATTAAGCCGAATCAAATCGTGATCGGCATGATGGATCCACTGGCGCACCCTGAAAATGCCCAAGCAATTGCCGAAACAGGTGCAACAGCGATAGCACTCGAACTCGTACCGCGGATAACGCGTGCACAAAGCATGGACATTCTCTCTTCAATGGCCACTATTTCGGGTTATAAAGCCGTATTGCTTGCTGCACATAAAGCACCGCGTTTATTCCCGATGATGATGACAGCAGCGGGTACCCTCAAACCTGCACGTGCATTCATTATGGGCGTCGGCGTTGCAGGCTTGCAAGCTTGTGCAACGGCCAAGCGCTTAGGTGCAGTCGTTGAAGCTTATGACATTCGTCCTGCCGCTCGTGAACAGATTCTGTCGGTAGGTGCCAAACCGGTTGAACTCGATTTAGAAACCGAGAACACCGAAACTAAAGGTGGTTATGCTACTGAGCAAAGTGATGACTTCCTTAAGCGTCAGCAGCAAGCGATGGCAAACGTACTAGCACAACAAGATATCGTCATCACCACAGCCGCAATTCCAGGTCGCAAAGCGCCAGTCTTGATCACCAAAGAGATGGTAGATGGCATGAAGAGCGGCACCATTATTGTCGATCTTGCTGCTGAAACCGGTGGTAACTGTGAACTGACCGAAGTCGATAAAGAGGTCGTTTACAAAGGGGTGACCATTCTAGGCCCATCAAACGTGCCTGGCAGTGCAGCAAACCATGCTAGCCAGATGTATGGCACCAACATTGAAAATCTACTAAAACTACTTGTCGACAAAGAGGGTGTTTTAAGCCTTGATTTTGAAGATGAAATTGTTAAAGACACCGTGGTCGCGTATCAAGGCGAAGTGGCCAGTGCACGCTTACGCGATATATTGGGTTTACCCGCACAGGAGCCTGCTATTGAGGCTGCTACACCGGAGGCAAAATAA
- a CDS encoding TetR family transcriptional regulator, giving the protein MPKRSKADTKQTIEQILAAALQQILSMGYDAMSYSTLSQTTGISRTGISHHFPYKADFLNQLEPKLAALLIEQLDFSGIEPLQRSWHSALETEQFCAIIKLFFAICGSNELNTTQYKTLTLLKEKVAGELGSQGELAVDTLLGQSAMFLFKQNRTRV; this is encoded by the coding sequence ATGCCGAAGCGTTCAAAAGCTGATACCAAGCAAACCATAGAGCAAATATTGGCTGCAGCACTACAGCAGATTTTGAGTATGGGTTATGACGCTATGTCCTACTCCACGCTTTCACAAACAACAGGCATAAGCCGTACCGGCATCAGTCATCACTTTCCCTATAAGGCAGATTTTCTAAACCAGTTAGAGCCCAAACTTGCCGCACTGTTAATTGAACAGTTAGATTTTAGCGGTATTGAGCCACTGCAAAGGTCATGGCATAGCGCATTAGAAACCGAGCAGTTTTGTGCCATTATAAAACTGTTCTTTGCTATTTGTGGCTCAAATGAACTTAATACAACCCAATATAAAACACTGACCTTGTTGAAAGAGAAAGTGGCGGGGGAACTTGGGAGCCAGGGGGAGTTGGCAGTTGATACACTTCTAGGGCAAAGCGCGATGTTTCTATTTAAGCAAAATAGAACAAGAGTATAA
- a CDS encoding NAD(P) transhydrogenase subunit alpha — translation MEILLLLTLFMVAVFLGVEIITKVPPTLHTPLMSGSNAISGISLVGALLSAGSGAGIWVNVLGFVAVVLATINVVGGYMVTNRMLAMFKRK, via the coding sequence ATGGAAATCTTACTCTTACTGACCCTATTTATGGTCGCAGTATTTCTCGGCGTTGAGATCATCACTAAAGTACCACCAACGCTACATACTCCGTTAATGTCAGGCTCAAATGCTATCTCTGGGATCTCTTTAGTCGGCGCACTTTTATCAGCGGGCTCTGGCGCTGGTATTTGGGTCAACGTATTAGGTTTTGTCGCAGTGGTGCTTGCCACGATTAATGTTGTGGGTGGCTATATGGTCACCAACCGCATGCTAGCTATGTTTAAAAGGAAATAA
- a CDS encoding GFA family protein, giving the protein MIQGKCNCGAVVFEVSSKIADVYFCHCSICRRSTGANGIAVIVTNNDDFNWVSGEELVKTWSKPGHDWQASFCTHCGSSLPGSNDASRMYIPAGLLPQIENLQITHHIWVGSKANWDVIGGTGVQHDQAFNS; this is encoded by the coding sequence ATGATCCAAGGAAAGTGCAATTGTGGCGCAGTGGTCTTTGAAGTCAGTAGCAAAATTGCCGACGTTTATTTTTGTCACTGCTCTATTTGTCGTCGCTCAACCGGTGCAAATGGTATTGCAGTTATTGTGACGAATAATGACGATTTTAATTGGGTTTCAGGGGAAGAGTTAGTTAAAACGTGGTCGAAACCAGGGCATGACTGGCAAGCCAGCTTTTGTACTCACTGCGGTTCAAGTTTACCGGGGAGCAATGACGCTAGTCGGATGTATATTCCTGCAGGCTTATTACCCCAAATTGAAAACTTACAAATCACTCACCATATTTGGGTTGGTTCCAAAGCCAATTGGGACGTCATTGGTGGGACAGGTGTACAGCATGATCAGGCATTTAACAGCTAA
- the hldE gene encoding bifunctional D-glycero-beta-D-manno-heptose-7-phosphate kinase/D-glycero-beta-D-manno-heptose 1-phosphate adenylyltransferase HldE, translating into MKISLPAFENAKVLVVGDVMLDRYWAGPTARISPEAPVPVVKVEQIEDRPGGAANVAINIATLGGAASLAGIVGTDETADALTVGIQALGVEPNWHRVAGKPTITKLRVMSRNQQLLRLDFEESYSKAESDALLAKTISQLDNVDVAVLSDYAKGALVSPEAFIQSANDKGVKVLVDPKGSDFARYRGAYLLTPNMSEFETVVGKVGSEADLVAKAQSLLTQFELHAMLVTRSEKGMTLITKDQPELHIPTVAREVYDVTGAGDTVISALATAIAAGSDLAQACAIANTAAGIVVAKLGTSTVTRIELIEALSLNQGESGFGSVSEDQLVYALEQAKLRGERVVMTNGCFDILHAGHVSYLQQAKALGDRLIVAVNSDASVKRLKGEGRPVNPEDRRMAVLAGLASVDWVVPFSEDTPQRVIARLLPDLLVKGGDYKVEDIAGGKEVIAAGGHVKVLGFEEGISTTAIIENIMANQ; encoded by the coding sequence ATGAAGATTTCTCTGCCAGCATTTGAAAACGCCAAGGTACTCGTCGTTGGTGATGTAATGTTAGATCGCTACTGGGCGGGCCCAACTGCGCGTATATCTCCGGAAGCCCCGGTTCCTGTTGTCAAAGTGGAACAGATTGAAGACAGGCCTGGCGGAGCGGCTAACGTGGCGATAAATATTGCGACCCTAGGCGGCGCTGCAAGTCTGGCTGGTATTGTTGGTACTGATGAGACCGCTGATGCATTGACTGTAGGCATTCAAGCACTAGGTGTTGAACCTAATTGGCATCGAGTCGCTGGTAAGCCAACGATTACTAAACTGCGCGTGATGTCGCGTAATCAACAGTTACTGCGGTTAGATTTTGAAGAGAGCTATTCGAAAGCAGAAAGTGATGCACTGCTCGCAAAAACCATCTCACAACTAGATAATGTTGACGTGGCGGTATTGTCTGATTATGCCAAAGGCGCACTTGTTTCTCCCGAAGCCTTTATTCAGTCGGCTAACGACAAAGGGGTCAAGGTATTAGTTGATCCTAAAGGCAGTGATTTTGCGCGTTACCGTGGTGCTTATCTATTAACGCCGAATATGAGTGAGTTTGAAACCGTGGTGGGTAAGGTTGGATCTGAAGCCGACCTAGTCGCTAAAGCGCAGTCTTTACTGACACAATTTGAACTGCACGCCATGTTAGTCACCCGTTCAGAAAAAGGCATGACGTTAATCACTAAAGATCAGCCTGAGTTGCATATACCGACGGTTGCCCGTGAGGTTTATGATGTCACCGGCGCCGGTGATACGGTTATTTCAGCGCTCGCGACAGCGATTGCAGCTGGCAGTGACTTAGCGCAAGCCTGCGCCATTGCCAATACGGCTGCTGGGATTGTGGTTGCCAAGCTAGGCACTTCAACCGTGACTCGCATTGAGTTAATCGAAGCCCTGTCTTTGAACCAAGGGGAATCAGGTTTTGGTTCTGTGAGTGAAGACCAGCTGGTGTATGCCTTAGAGCAAGCCAAGCTACGTGGCGAGCGTGTAGTGATGACCAATGGTTGTTTTGATATTTTACACGCAGGACACGTTAGCTACTTGCAACAGGCCAAAGCACTCGGTGACCGATTAATCGTTGCGGTTAATAGTGACGCCTCGGTAAAACGTCTTAAAGGTGAAGGACGTCCAGTCAACCCTGAAGACAGACGAATGGCTGTATTAGCCGGCCTTGCTTCGGTCGATTGGGTAGTGCCTTTCAGTGAAGATACCCCCCAACGCGTTATTGCTCGCTTGTTACCAGACTTATTGGTAAAAGGTGGTGATTACAAGGTTGAAGATATTGCCGGTGGCAAGGAGGTGATTGCTGCTGGTGGTCACGTTAAAGTACTCGGCTTTGAAGAGGGTATTTCAACCACCGCCATTATTGAAAACATCATGGCAAATCAATAA
- a CDS encoding rhomboid family intramembrane serine protease: MTMKCPGCNSLTMRVFDFHGQEVDSCTKCGGIWFDSGELNAALSTADNGDDSVGIEGALGENRGVSDRQCSHCMCNMQHYFLMDDFQVEVDVCHSCTGVWIDEHEREKVVQSPQIRAALEQLNQKTNIKTWLFQFLLQMPIEYNLKTKIKPWVTYSLLALNIIIFFAYGYSDPATVWVFNNFAMQPSFVMQGQQVLPLLSHMFLHADILHLAGNMYFLYVVGDNLEDAIGHSRFLAVYLLCGFAAVFAQIASDPSSTVYMVGASGAIAGLFGMYLLWFKHASLTFMFVVFQKKLSPLVFFAIWLLINIIGAWLAESAVAYWAHIGGFIAGLIIGLALKQRVMLANPILSMLNSPEVKVSR; this comes from the coding sequence ATGACGATGAAGTGCCCAGGTTGTAACAGCCTGACGATGCGAGTGTTCGACTTTCATGGTCAAGAGGTTGATAGCTGCACTAAATGCGGTGGTATATGGTTTGACAGTGGCGAACTCAATGCTGCGCTGTCAACAGCTGATAATGGCGATGACAGTGTCGGCATTGAAGGCGCTCTTGGCGAAAATAGAGGAGTGTCAGATCGACAATGTAGTCATTGCATGTGCAACATGCAGCACTATTTTTTAATGGACGATTTTCAAGTCGAGGTTGATGTTTGCCACTCATGTACTGGGGTGTGGATTGATGAGCATGAACGAGAAAAAGTGGTGCAGTCTCCTCAGATAAGAGCAGCGTTAGAGCAACTCAATCAAAAGACCAACATCAAGACCTGGTTGTTTCAGTTTTTACTGCAAATGCCCATAGAGTACAACTTGAAAACCAAGATCAAACCATGGGTCACATATAGTCTGCTAGCTCTTAATATCATTATCTTTTTTGCCTACGGTTATAGTGACCCTGCCACTGTCTGGGTATTTAATAATTTTGCTATGCAGCCATCATTTGTGATGCAAGGGCAACAGGTGTTGCCGCTATTGAGTCATATGTTTCTTCATGCTGATATCTTGCATTTGGCAGGGAATATGTATTTCCTCTATGTGGTTGGTGACAACTTAGAGGATGCTATTGGGCATTCACGTTTTTTGGCAGTTTACTTGCTGTGTGGCTTTGCGGCTGTCTTTGCTCAAATTGCATCAGATCCAAGCTCGACTGTTTACATGGTGGGGGCCAGCGGGGCGATAGCAGGTTTGTTTGGCATGTACCTATTGTGGTTTAAGCATGCCAGCCTGACATTTATGTTTGTTGTTTTTCAGAAGAAACTGTCGCCGCTGGTATTCTTTGCGATCTGGCTATTGATCAACATTATCGGCGCATGGCTTGCTGAAAGTGCTGTGGCTTATTGGGCTCACATTGGTGGCTTTATTGCAGGGTTGATTATCGGACTTGCACTAAAGCAACGGGTAATGTTGGCCAACCCAATTTTGTCGATGCTTAACTCACCAGAGGTGAAAGTGTCTCGCTAG
- a CDS encoding MipA/OmpV family protein, giving the protein MKPNLISVSFVCLLMLAPLGMLNAADTPILPTSTESATAVTVEEPAVNQWNNSWGIGIGKRRGDIPYATEEDEVYDTLPLIYFKNDYFYINGMEAAAHIWKNDNHQVNLYTRFRFVDIPQELQNDTQSQAFDFGFQYRFVKEQWDVDLAVLSDSDKRSYGYSRTQYLWESGDWRLLPYAEFQWKSADFNQYYYGLDKYEIGGGVSFNAGIKARYHVSSNLYLLGQFGVGRLEDDVYELPSINNRFQYESFFGFGFFPEPNKKNYSAKPVVTKQDKPTEYLRIAHGWATPSNLNAILKWQTKTDPYNNQMTSAFYGTQLTDTMFTLPIELYLTPGLVWHHDSEVQDNIAEAIIAIKAYYTFEIGPRFRLGVAEGLSYVSTVTYIESSELAEKDYKPSKLLNYLDFSLDVNVGDVFNSRKMENLWFGYSIHHRSGIFESSSAFGRISGGSNYQSVYLQWHF; this is encoded by the coding sequence ATGAAACCCAATCTAATTTCAGTTAGTTTTGTCTGCCTATTGATGCTTGCCCCCCTAGGCATGCTTAATGCAGCTGACACCCCAATACTGCCAACATCTACAGAATCGGCCACCGCAGTGACTGTAGAGGAGCCTGCGGTCAATCAATGGAATAACAGTTGGGGTATTGGTATTGGTAAACGCCGTGGCGATATTCCCTACGCCACTGAAGAGGATGAAGTGTATGACACACTGCCGCTCATCTACTTTAAAAATGATTATTTCTATATTAACGGCATGGAAGCTGCCGCTCATATCTGGAAAAATGATAACCATCAGGTCAATTTGTACACCCGTTTTCGTTTTGTTGATATCCCACAAGAACTGCAAAATGACACTCAATCTCAAGCTTTTGACTTCGGTTTTCAGTACCGTTTTGTCAAAGAACAGTGGGATGTCGATTTAGCGGTCCTCTCTGACTCCGACAAGCGCAGCTATGGCTATAGCCGCACTCAATATCTTTGGGAGTCTGGAGATTGGCGGCTATTACCTTACGCCGAGTTTCAGTGGAAAAGTGCCGATTTCAATCAATATTATTATGGCTTAGATAAATATGAGATTGGCGGTGGTGTGAGCTTTAATGCGGGCATAAAAGCGCGTTATCACGTGAGCAGTAATCTTTATTTACTCGGTCAATTTGGCGTCGGTCGTTTAGAAGATGATGTCTACGAACTCCCCAGTATTAACAACCGCTTTCAGTATGAGTCCTTTTTTGGTTTTGGTTTTTTTCCTGAACCCAATAAAAAGAATTATTCGGCTAAGCCTGTCGTGACAAAACAGGACAAACCGACGGAGTACTTACGCATTGCTCATGGTTGGGCAACGCCGTCTAACCTCAATGCGATACTAAAATGGCAAACTAAAACGGATCCTTACAATAACCAAATGACGTCGGCTTTTTACGGTACTCAGCTAACCGATACTATGTTTACCCTGCCAATCGAACTTTACTTAACTCCTGGCTTAGTCTGGCATCATGACTCTGAAGTACAAGATAATATTGCCGAGGCCATTATTGCAATAAAGGCTTACTACACCTTTGAAATTGGCCCTCGGTTTAGACTCGGCGTCGCCGAAGGTTTATCTTATGTCAGCACTGTAACTTACATTGAGTCTAGCGAGTTAGCAGAGAAAGACTATAAGCCATCCAAACTGCTTAATTACTTAGATTTTTCTTTAGATGTAAATGTCGGCGATGTTTTCAATTCCCGAAAAATGGAAAACCTCTGGTTTGGTTATAGCATCCACCACCGTTCTGGCATTTTCGAGTCTAGCTCAGCCTTTGGCCGCATAAGCGGTGGTAGTAACTATCAAAGCGTTTACCTGCAATGGCATTTCTAA
- a CDS encoding LpxL/LpxP family Kdo(2)-lipid IV(A) lauroyl/palmitoleoyl acyltransferase has protein sequence MVEKAQFSSHLYHPKYWLLWLGVAMMRLTQVLPLRLQMKIGAAIGRIAMKLVGKRVNTAKRNLQLCFPDMTEAELQTLLRENFEQTGKAIFDTINGWWWSDEKIQQHMTIKGQEHVQQTLNNGQGVILYAVHCLPLEMGARIFGQFQPGVGVYRPHNNPVMEYLQVKGRLRSNKALVPKRDLRQMVRSLRAPNVIWYTADQDFGRSSATFIPFFAVKEAATITGATTLARLGKAKVLPFFVERNSTDTGYNIEIKAPLDDFPGENEIEDAKRGNKIIEEIICRNKGQYMWLHRRFKTRPKAEDPSLYK, from the coding sequence GTGGTAGAAAAAGCCCAGTTTTCATCTCATCTATATCATCCTAAGTACTGGCTCTTGTGGCTAGGCGTTGCGATGATGCGTTTAACGCAAGTATTACCACTGCGTCTTCAAATGAAGATTGGCGCAGCGATTGGCAGAATCGCAATGAAGCTAGTCGGCAAACGAGTTAACACTGCTAAGCGTAATTTGCAGCTGTGCTTTCCTGATATGACCGAAGCTGAGCTACAAACATTATTGCGTGAAAACTTCGAACAAACAGGCAAAGCCATCTTCGATACTATTAATGGTTGGTGGTGGTCAGATGAAAAAATTCAGCAGCATATGACCATTAAAGGTCAAGAGCATGTGCAGCAAACACTTAACAACGGCCAAGGGGTCATACTATATGCCGTCCACTGCCTACCTTTAGAGATGGGCGCGCGGATCTTCGGTCAGTTCCAACCAGGCGTTGGCGTATACCGACCACACAATAACCCGGTAATGGAGTACCTACAGGTCAAAGGTCGCTTACGCTCTAATAAAGCACTAGTACCGAAACGAGACTTACGCCAAATGGTGCGTAGCCTAAGAGCGCCAAACGTTATTTGGTACACAGCGGATCAAGATTTCGGCCGTTCTAGTGCCACGTTCATCCCTTTTTTCGCCGTTAAAGAAGCAGCCACCATTACTGGCGCAACCACGCTTGCAAGACTCGGTAAAGCCAAGGTGCTACCGTTTTTTGTTGAGCGAAACAGTACAGACACCGGCTATAACATCGAGATAAAGGCGCCACTAGATGACTTTCCTGGCGAGAATGAGATTGAAGATGCAAAGCGTGGCAATAAAATTATCGAAGAGATTATTTGTCGCAACAAAGGCCAATATATGTGGTTGCATAGACGCTTTAAAACCCGTCCAAAAGCTGAAGACCCATCTTTGTATAAATAA